The following coding sequences are from one Cercospora beticola chromosome 4, complete sequence window:
- a CDS encoding uncharacterized protein (MEROPS:MER0003110) — protein sequence MGKAFKKPPQAPPVFTHTPETVIERTKRLLDANKALQDKIVKDITPETATFENVELPFAQDDNNMALEAHIIGFYQAVSTDAKLRDASTEAEKLMDEFSIESSMREDIFKLVDAAFKKQKDDQKLDAESRRLLEKDHKGYIRMGLGIPAGPDRDRFKEIKKRLSELSITFQKNLNEEKGGLWLTPEELDGVPEDVTSGLQKGKEGTPSEGKLWLTFKYPDLFPTLKYAKNEATRRKVFVANENKCPENIELFKEAIVLRDESARLLGYPNHATFRIEDKMAKTPKTVDDFLGDLRERLAPGGLKEIEKLKELKKKQGADGDNYYLWDHRFYDTLMLERDYQLDQNRISEYFPIQTSISGMLNIFEEIFGLHFVEVQGEHRDQISETGKGDDIVWHPDVQVFSVWDDESEGGGFVGYLYLDLFPREGKYGHAANFNIQPGFMTENGTRRYPATALVCNFSKPTPKKPSLLKHDEVVTLFHELGHGIHDLVSKTTYSRFHGTSTVRDFVEAPSQMLENWCWTPSQIKSLSKHWSHLSPEYEAAWKETGKEKPAQSEMPDDLIQSIISTRHVNDALFNLRQLHFGIFDMTVHEAPSHDWVKGLDASETYNKLRSEISKLDGPETLGEGWLWGHGQATFGHLIGGYDAGYYGYLSSQVYSADMFYTIFKADPMNGKEGRRYRHMVLEKGGSQDEMLTLEQFLGRPPNTEAFYKELGLS from the coding sequence ATGGGCAAGGCATTCAAGAAGCCGCCTCAGGCGCCACCCGTCTTCACGCATACTCCGGAGACGGTGATCGAGCGGACGAAACGCCTGTTGGACGCCAACAAGGCACTGCAGGACAAAATCGTCAAGGACATCACACCTGAGACGGCGACGTTCGAGAACGTCGAACTGCCGTTTGCCCAAGATGATAACAATATGGCGCTGGAGGCACACATCATTGGCTTCTACCAGGCAGTTTCCACAGATGCCAAGCTGAGAGATGCATCAACGGAGGCCGAGAAGCTGATGGACGAGTTCAGCATCGAGTCGTCGATGCGCGAGGATATCTTCAAGCTTGTCGATGCTGCGttcaagaagcaaaaggacGACCAGAAGTTGGACGCTGAGAGCAGACGGTTGCTGGAGAAAGATCACAAGGGCTACATTCGAATGGGTCTGGGCATTCCTGCTGGGCCTGATAGAGATCGTTTcaaggagatcaagaagaGGCTGTCTGAGCTCTCGATCACATTTCAGAAGAACCTCAACGAGGAGAAGGGCGGACTGTGGTTGACACCAGAAGAGCTAGACGGCGTACCTGAGGATGTCACAAGCGGATTGCAGAAGGGCAAGGAAGGCACACCGAGTGAGGGCAAGCTATGGCTGACATTCAAGTACCCCGACCTTTTCCCGACGCTGAAGTATGCGAAGAACGAGGCAACGCGGCGCAAGGTATTCGTTGCCAATGAAAACAAATGTCCGGAGAACATTGAGCTGTTCAAGGAGGCTATCGTGCTCAGAGATGAGAGTGCCCGTCTGCTCGGCTACCCCAACCATGCTACCTTCCGCATTGAGGATAAGATGGCCAAGACGCCAAAGACTGTCGACGACTTTCTTGGTGACCTGCGCGAAAGACTCGCACCTGGTGGCCTGAAGGAGattgagaagctcaaggagctcaagaagaagcaaggtGCTGATGGCGACAACTACTATCTGTGGGACCACCGATTCTACGATACTCTCATGCTTGAACGCGACTACCAGCTCGATCAGAACCGCATTTCTGAGTACTTCCCTATTCAGACATCCATCAGTGGCATGCTGAACATCTTCGAAGAGATCTTCGGACTGCACTTTGTCGAAGTACAAGGCGAGCATCGCGACCAGATTTCAGAGACGGGGAAGGGCGATGATATCGTTTGGCACCCCGACGTCCAAGTCTTCTCTGTCTGGGATGATGAGAGTGAAGGCGGCGGCTTCGTTGGCTATTTGTATCTTGACCTCTTCCCACGTGAAGGCAAATATGGTCACGCGGCAAACTTTAACATCCAGCCAGGCTTCATGACTGAGAACGGCACACGACGCTATCCTGCTACTGCTCTTGTTTGCAACTTCAGCAAGCCAACACCGAAGAAGCCTTCCCTGCTTAAGCATGACGAGGTTGTCACACTCTTCCACGAATTAGGGCACGGCATTCACGATCTTGTTTCCAAGACGACGTACAGCCGTTTCCACGGTACTTCCACTGTCCGAGACTTCGTCGAGGCGCCATCCCAAATGCTGGAGAACTGGTGCTGGACTCCATCCCAAATCAAATCGCTCTCCAAGCATTGGTCGCACCTGTCACCGGAATACGAGGCCGCATGGAAGGAAACCGGAAAGGAGAAGCCTGCGCAGTCGGAGATGCCAGACGACCTCATACAGTCCATCATCAGCACGCGCCACGTCAACGACGCCCTCTTTAATTTGCGCCAGCTGCACTTTGGCATCTTTGACATGACCGTGCACGAAGCACCTTCACACGACTGGGTCAAGGGCCTCGACGCTTCTGAAACGTACAACAAGTTGCGCAGCGAGATCAGCAAGCTTGACGGACCAGAGACGCTTGGCGAAGGTTGGCTCTGGGGCCATGGCCAAGCCACCTTCGGTCATCTGATCGGTGGGTACGATGCTGGATACTACGGCTATCTCTCCAGTCAGGTGTACTCAGCAGACATGTTCTACACGATCTTCAAGGCTGATCCAATGAACGGCAAGGAGGGCAGGCGTTACAGGCACATGGTGCTCGAAAAGGGTGGAAGTCAAGACGAGATGCTCACGCTAGAGCAGTTCCTTGGACGACCGCCGAACACTGAGGCATTCTACAAGGAGCTGGGTCTGTCATAG